Proteins encoded by one window of Pseudonocardia alni:
- a CDS encoding penicillin-binding protein, whose product MRFPRRLLRPLGVLAGLCVLLGVVTAGMAFPLVGGLGVLSNEAGDSVTSSSADLVGTRPPLTTTLTDSDGRPIAYLFDQNRTEVTNDQISTAMKGAMLAIEDRRFYEHDGVDWQGTLRAVVANSASGDVVQGASTITQQYVKNYMLYVDATSEAERLKATEQTPARKLKEARIALQLERQLSKDEILNRYLNIVFLGNGSYGVAAGARTYFNTTPDKLTVPQAAMLAGMVRSTTQFDPVQNPQTALQRRNVVIDQMRQQQMIDDAQAKQAMAAPLGVANPLVRVPNGCNGAGDMGFFCKYVTQYLTEAGFTEEQIQRGGYTIRTTLDRRAMTEVKRSLDKEVPPDTPNVANVMSLVQPGQDKHRVLAMGSSRTFGLNADAEETSYGLPYQPVNLGAGSTYKIFTAATALEKGLGINYSMQVPPSGYASPIYVDGSGRPVPVANAGNYPGRMSLTDALAQSPNTAFIKLEEFTGVPDVVDMAVRLGMKSLATTPFVDPGTGKRTDRSIAEVIKDQRLASFTLGVTPTSVLELANVGATLFSQGRWCPPTPIDSITDAEGKPVPITEEPCQQAVEPALANTLVTGLSKDDIAGTSAAAAKAAGWTRPMAGKTGTTQQHKSAAFMGAIPEMAGAVITFDNSNRPQPLCDGGGAPFACGNGNIFGGKTPARTWYGAVTPLVANTPPTPLPATDPRYLDGGAESRIPDVVGRSAGAARGELEGAGWQVTTRTVDNNAPEGTVVGQEPRGAALPGEQVTLQVSSGSVPAPPPPPGTPTPGPAPGQDGGPPADRPDGNRPPDGG is encoded by the coding sequence GTGAGGTTCCCCCGGCGTCTGCTCCGCCCGCTCGGCGTCCTCGCCGGCCTGTGCGTCCTGCTCGGTGTGGTCACGGCGGGCATGGCCTTCCCACTGGTCGGTGGCCTCGGCGTGCTGTCCAACGAGGCGGGTGACAGCGTCACGTCGAGCTCGGCGGACCTGGTCGGCACCCGCCCGCCGCTGACGACGACGCTCACCGACTCCGACGGCCGCCCGATCGCCTACCTGTTCGACCAGAACCGCACCGAGGTCACGAACGACCAGATCTCGACCGCGATGAAGGGCGCGATGCTGGCGATCGAGGACCGCCGGTTCTACGAGCACGACGGCGTCGACTGGCAGGGCACGCTGCGCGCGGTCGTCGCGAACTCGGCGTCCGGCGACGTCGTCCAGGGTGCCTCGACGATCACCCAGCAGTACGTCAAGAACTACATGCTCTACGTCGACGCGACGAGTGAGGCCGAGCGGCTCAAGGCCACCGAGCAGACCCCGGCCCGCAAGCTCAAGGAGGCGCGGATCGCCCTGCAGCTGGAGCGCCAGCTGTCCAAGGACGAGATCCTCAACCGCTACCTCAACATCGTCTTCCTGGGCAACGGGTCCTACGGCGTCGCCGCCGGGGCGCGCACCTACTTCAACACCACGCCGGACAAGCTGACCGTCCCGCAGGCCGCGATGCTCGCCGGGATGGTCCGCTCGACCACCCAGTTCGACCCGGTGCAGAACCCGCAGACCGCGCTGCAGCGGCGCAACGTCGTCATCGACCAGATGCGCCAGCAGCAGATGATCGACGACGCCCAGGCGAAGCAGGCGATGGCCGCTCCGCTCGGCGTCGCGAACCCGCTGGTCCGCGTGCCGAACGGCTGCAACGGCGCCGGCGACATGGGCTTCTTCTGCAAGTACGTGACGCAGTACCTCACCGAGGCCGGTTTCACCGAGGAGCAGATCCAGCGCGGCGGCTACACCATCCGCACCACCCTGGACCGCCGCGCGATGACCGAGGTCAAGCGCTCCCTGGACAAGGAGGTGCCGCCGGACACCCCCAACGTCGCGAACGTGATGTCGCTGGTCCAGCCCGGCCAGGACAAGCACCGCGTGCTCGCGATGGGGTCGAGCCGCACGTTCGGCCTGAACGCCGACGCCGAGGAGACCAGCTACGGCCTGCCGTACCAGCCGGTCAACCTCGGGGCCGGGTCCACGTACAAGATCTTCACCGCGGCCACCGCGCTGGAGAAGGGCCTCGGCATCAACTACTCGATGCAGGTGCCGCCCTCGGGCTACGCCTCCCCGATCTACGTCGACGGCAGCGGGCGACCCGTCCCGGTCGCGAACGCCGGCAACTACCCCGGCCGGATGAGCCTGACGGACGCGCTCGCGCAGTCGCCGAACACCGCGTTCATCAAGCTCGAGGAGTTCACCGGGGTGCCGGACGTGGTCGACATGGCCGTCCGCCTCGGCATGAAGTCCCTGGCCACGACGCCGTTCGTCGACCCGGGCACCGGCAAGCGCACCGACCGCTCGATCGCCGAGGTGATCAAGGACCAGCGGCTCGCGTCGTTCACGCTCGGCGTCACCCCGACGTCGGTGCTGGAGCTGGCCAACGTCGGCGCCACCCTGTTCTCCCAGGGCAGGTGGTGCCCGCCGACGCCGATCGACTCGATCACCGATGCCGAGGGCAAGCCCGTCCCGATCACCGAGGAGCCCTGCCAGCAGGCCGTCGAGCCCGCCCTGGCGAACACCCTCGTCACCGGCCTGAGCAAGGACGACATCGCAGGCACCTCCGCCGCCGCCGCGAAGGCCGCCGGCTGGACCCGGCCGATGGCGGGCAAGACCGGGACGACCCAGCAGCACAAGTCGGCCGCGTTCATGGGCGCGATCCCGGAGATGGCCGGAGCGGTCATCACCTTCGACAACTCCAACCGCCCGCAACCCCTCTGCGACGGCGGCGGCGCCCCCTTCGCCTGCGGGAACGGCAACATCTTCGGCGGCAAGACCCCGGCCCGGACGTGGTACGGCGCGGTGACCCCGCTGGTGGCGAACACCCCGCCGACGCCCCTGCCCGCGACCGACCCCCGCTACCTCGACGGCGGCGCCGAGTCCCGCATCCCGGACGTCGTCGGCCGGTCGGCCGGCGCCGCCCGCGGTGAGCTGGAGGGCGCCGGCTGGCAGGTCACCACCCGCACCGTCGACAACAACGCTCCGGAGGGGACGGTCGTCGGGCAGGAGCCCCGCGGCGCCGCGCTCCCGGGTGAGCAGGTGACCTTGCAGGTCAGCAGTGGGTCGGTGCCGGCCCCGCCGCCGCCCCCGGGCACCCCGACGCCCGGCCCGGCCCCGGGGCAGGACGGCGGCCCGCCGGCGGACCGTCCCGACGGGAACCGGCCGCCCGACGGCGGGTGA
- a CDS encoding WhiB family transcriptional regulator, whose product MLDTLRPVTGRPRLRPAVVVRACTAVWNWRAAARCRTSDAENLFVTGADQREAREFCLSCPVRTECLAHALDHRVEFGVWGGMTERERRALLRRRPDVRDWAALLGRARSDHYAGRSRSA is encoded by the coding sequence ATGCTCGACACCCTGCGTCCCGTCACCGGCAGGCCCCGCCTGCGCCCCGCCGTCGTCGTCCGCGCCTGCACCGCGGTCTGGAACTGGCGTGCGGCCGCACGCTGCCGCACCTCCGACGCCGAGAACCTGTTCGTCACCGGTGCCGACCAGCGCGAGGCCCGCGAGTTCTGCCTGTCCTGCCCGGTCCGCACCGAGTGCCTGGCACACGCCCTGGACCACCGGGTCGAGTTCGGCGTGTGGGGCGGGATGACCGAGCGGGAGCGCCGCGCGCTCCTGCGCCGGCGCCCGGACGTGCGCGACTGGGCCGCGCTGCTCGGGCGCGCGCGCTCCGACCACTACGCCGGACGCAGCAGGAGCGCCTGA
- a CDS encoding class I SAM-dependent methyltransferase produces MLEFLAGLYRTHADDLAMVIDRQRELLADGTITPQLDDVEAELTYLLLRHHRPSQVVEVGTYYGWSTTWILSALRDNGSGHLQSFDLVDHVCGTVPEELSTGRWTFHRGDLRETVEKVPADTGYLFVDADHGRRFARWYLEHLFGRIATGTPTSVHDVFHLPRARPFTEGSEVLRHLERSGTGWFTSSRAAAPRNLRALDAVRAELGITGVRGTSRNPMIFFSMP; encoded by the coding sequence GTGCTCGAGTTCCTGGCCGGCCTCTACCGGACGCACGCCGACGACCTCGCCATGGTGATCGACCGGCAGCGGGAACTCCTCGCCGACGGCACGATCACCCCGCAGCTCGACGACGTCGAGGCCGAGCTGACCTACCTGTTGCTGCGCCACCACCGGCCGTCGCAGGTGGTGGAGGTCGGCACCTACTACGGCTGGTCCACCACCTGGATCCTGTCCGCGCTGCGCGACAACGGGTCCGGTCACCTGCAGTCGTTCGACCTGGTCGACCACGTGTGCGGCACCGTGCCCGAGGAGCTGTCGACCGGGCGCTGGACGTTCCACCGCGGGGACCTGCGCGAGACCGTCGAGAAGGTCCCGGCCGACACGGGCTACCTCTTCGTGGACGCCGACCACGGGCGCCGCTTCGCCCGCTGGTACCTGGAGCACCTGTTCGGGCGGATCGCGACGGGCACCCCGACCAGCGTGCACGACGTGTTCCACCTGCCCCGGGCGCGCCCGTTCACCGAGGGGTCCGAGGTGCTGCGGCACCTGGAACGCAGCGGCACCGGCTGGTTCACCTCCTCGCGCGCGGCGGCGCCGCGGAACCTGCGCGCGCTCGACGCCGTCCGGGCCGAGCTGGGGATCACCGGCGTCCGCGGGACCTCGCGCAACCCGATGATCTTCTTCTCGATGCCCTGA
- a CDS encoding ArsA family ATPase, with protein sequence MTAPLDVDALIDDPGTRVIVCCGSGGVGKTTTSAALAVRAAERGRQVVVLTIDPARRLAQALGVDELSNDPAPVKAVDGELAAMMLDMRRTFDEMVESHAPPERAQKIIENPFYQTISSSFSGTQEYMAMEKLGQLAGAGTWDLVVVDTPPSRSALDFLDAPQRMSRFLDGRMIRLLAAPARAGGRGLRRIVEAGFGLFAKAVGSIIGGQMLQDASAFVQAFDTLFGGFAERAEKTYALLRSEGTAFLVVAAPEPDALREAAYFTERLSSEDMPLAGLVLNRTHPVLAPVSAARARAAAEQVGGPGSQIAAAVLRLHADRVDLHEREEHLLTRFSAAHPGVSVTRVPALAGDIADLDGLRRVGALLAGEAETGAAATAG encoded by the coding sequence ATGACCGCCCCGCTGGACGTGGACGCCCTGATCGACGACCCGGGCACCCGGGTCATCGTGTGCTGCGGCTCGGGTGGCGTCGGCAAGACGACCACCTCCGCCGCGCTCGCGGTGCGCGCCGCCGAGCGCGGTCGTCAGGTCGTCGTGCTCACCATCGACCCGGCGCGCCGGCTGGCGCAGGCCCTCGGGGTGGACGAGCTGTCCAACGACCCCGCCCCGGTGAAGGCCGTCGACGGCGAACTCGCCGCGATGATGCTGGACATGCGCCGCACCTTCGACGAGATGGTGGAGTCGCACGCCCCGCCCGAACGGGCGCAGAAGATCATCGAGAACCCCTTCTACCAGACGATCTCCTCCTCCTTCTCCGGGACGCAGGAGTACATGGCGATGGAGAAGCTGGGCCAGCTGGCCGGTGCCGGGACGTGGGACCTCGTCGTCGTCGACACGCCGCCGTCGCGCTCGGCGCTGGACTTCCTCGACGCCCCGCAGCGCATGTCCCGCTTCCTCGACGGCCGCATGATCCGGCTGCTCGCCGCGCCCGCCCGGGCCGGTGGCCGCGGGCTGCGCCGGATCGTCGAGGCCGGGTTCGGGCTGTTCGCCAAGGCCGTCGGGTCGATCATCGGCGGGCAGATGCTGCAGGACGCGTCGGCGTTCGTACAGGCCTTCGACACCCTGTTCGGCGGGTTCGCCGAGCGGGCCGAGAAGACCTACGCGCTGCTGCGCTCGGAGGGGACGGCGTTCCTCGTCGTCGCCGCGCCGGAGCCGGACGCGCTGCGCGAGGCGGCGTACTTCACCGAGCGGCTGTCGTCGGAGGACATGCCGCTGGCCGGGCTGGTGCTGAACCGGACCCACCCGGTGCTCGCACCGGTCTCCGCGGCGCGCGCGCGGGCCGCGGCCGAGCAGGTCGGAGGGCCGGGCTCGCAGATCGCGGCCGCGGTGCTGCGGCTGCACGCCGACCGCGTCGACCTGCACGAACGGGAGGAGCACCTGCTCACCCGGTTCTCCGCCGCCCACCCCGGCGTGTCGGTGACGCGGGTCCCCGCGCTGGCCGGCGACATCGCCGACCTCGACGGGCTGCGCCGGGTCGGCGCGCTGCTGGCCGGCGAGGCCGAGACCGGCGCCGCGGCGACGGCGGGCTGA
- a CDS encoding ArsA-related P-loop ATPase, whose amino-acid sequence MTTTVRPEPGTRPAPWPDALSRARFHVVSGKGGTGKTTVAAALALALAGGGKRVLLVEVEGRQGIAQVFDTAPLPYEERRIAVAPGGGEVRALAVDAEAALLEYFEMFYRLGVAGRTLRRMGAIEFATTLAPGLRDVLLTGKAKECVTRTESDGLPAYDAVVLDAPPTGRLVSFLDVTRAMADLAKAGPIHGQAKGVEALIHSPLTAVHLVTLLSDLPVTETLDAAAELDAAGIPLGSVVVNRMREQWLPDRSVTAAAGGRVDATRIRNGLQSAGIELAPTEIDGLVAETVEHAVAVEGETAALRRLETEPTPPLPRLTLPALLGGVDLGSLYELAESMTAQGVHLEARR is encoded by the coding sequence GTGACCACGACCGTCCGGCCCGAGCCCGGAACCCGCCCCGCCCCGTGGCCCGACGCGCTCTCCCGCGCGCGGTTCCACGTGGTGTCCGGCAAGGGGGGCACCGGCAAGACCACCGTGGCCGCCGCCCTCGCGCTGGCCCTCGCCGGCGGCGGGAAGCGGGTGCTGCTCGTCGAGGTGGAAGGCCGCCAGGGCATCGCCCAGGTCTTCGACACCGCCCCGCTCCCGTACGAGGAGCGCCGGATCGCCGTCGCGCCCGGCGGGGGCGAGGTGCGGGCGCTGGCCGTCGACGCCGAGGCCGCCCTGCTGGAGTACTTCGAGATGTTCTACCGGCTGGGCGTGGCCGGGCGGACGCTGCGCCGGATGGGCGCGATCGAGTTCGCGACGACGCTCGCCCCCGGCCTGCGCGACGTGCTGCTCACCGGCAAGGCCAAGGAGTGCGTCACCCGCACGGAGTCCGACGGTCTCCCCGCCTACGACGCGGTGGTCCTCGACGCGCCACCCACCGGCCGTCTCGTGTCGTTCCTCGACGTCACCAGGGCGATGGCCGACCTGGCCAAGGCCGGGCCGATCCACGGGCAGGCCAAGGGCGTCGAGGCGCTCATCCACTCCCCGCTCACCGCGGTGCACCTGGTCACGCTGCTGTCGGACCTGCCCGTCACCGAGACGCTCGACGCCGCCGCCGAGCTCGACGCCGCCGGGATCCCGCTGGGCTCGGTCGTGGTGAACCGGATGCGCGAGCAGTGGCTGCCCGACCGCTCGGTCACCGCCGCCGCGGGCGGGCGGGTCGACGCGACCCGGATCCGCAACGGCCTGCAGAGCGCCGGGATCGAGCTGGCCCCCACCGAGATCGACGGCCTGGTCGCCGAGACCGTGGAGCACGCCGTCGCCGTCGAGGGGGAGACCGCCGCGCTGCGCCGCCTGGAGACCGAGCCGACCCCGCCGCTGCCGCGGCTCACGCTGCCCGCGCTGCTCGGCGGGGTGGACCTCGGCTCGCTCTACGAGCTGGCCGAGTCGATGACCGCGCAGGGTGTGCACCTGGAGGCCCGCCGATGA
- a CDS encoding DUF4177 domain-containing protein yields the protein MSSPVVKWEYLTAPLLIHNTKAILDNFGQDGWELVTVTSGANAEQLVAFFKRPVQQ from the coding sequence ATGAGCTCCCCGGTCGTGAAGTGGGAATACCTGACCGCCCCCCTGCTGATCCACAACACCAAGGCGATCCTGGACAACTTCGGCCAGGACGGCTGGGAACTGGTCACGGTGACGAGCGGCGCGAACGCCGAGCAGCTGGTGGCGTTCTTCAAGCGGCCGGTGCAGCAGTGA
- a CDS encoding RidA family protein, whose translation MSALARLKELGLTLPAVAAPAGAYIPARRSGNLVFTAGQVPFVDGKVAATGKVGATVTAEQAYDLARICTLNALAAIDGLVGLDSVTGVAKVVGFVASDPSFSGQPGVINGASDLLGEVFGEAGAHARSAVGVAVLPLDVPVEVELTVEVGG comes from the coding sequence GTGAGCGCACTCGCCCGGCTGAAGGAGCTGGGGCTGACCCTGCCCGCGGTGGCCGCACCGGCCGGCGCCTACATCCCGGCCCGGCGCAGCGGGAACCTCGTGTTCACCGCCGGGCAGGTCCCGTTCGTGGACGGGAAGGTCGCCGCGACCGGCAAGGTCGGCGCCACGGTCACCGCCGAGCAGGCGTACGACCTGGCCCGGATCTGCACGCTGAACGCGCTCGCCGCGATCGACGGGCTGGTCGGCCTCGACAGCGTCACCGGCGTCGCGAAGGTCGTCGGGTTCGTCGCGTCGGACCCCTCGTTCTCCGGCCAGCCCGGCGTGATCAACGGCGCGTCGGACCTGCTCGGCGAGGTGTTCGGCGAGGCCGGGGCACACGCCCGGTCGGCCGTCGGCGTCGCGGTGTTGCCGCTGGACGTGCCGGTCGAGGTGGAGCTGACGGTCGAGGTCGGCGGCTGA